The window CGTGAAACCAGCTAAAATTGTTCCTAGCAAATGTGTGTCAGTATATTGCTGGCCAACCAGGTGGCTGGTGGGGGACTCTGGAGATGGAACAAATGCACCCGACCCCCCAAATCCCTCCTGCCTGGTTTCTGTACAAGCATTAAAACACTCGGGAGAGAAGTTCAGCGGCTGGAGCAGAGGGACGAGCTGCTGGCTTGTTAGACCTGCGAGTCCGCTCCCAAGCTGTGGAACTCGTCAGGCGTCTTGTCGCTCTGGCTGGCACCGCCCTGGCGGAACCCGGAGGCGATCTCGTCGAAGGTCCGGCCCCTCGTCTCGGGCACCTTGAAGTAGGTGAAGATGAAGAAGAGGATCAGCACCGCCGTGAAGATGATGAAGACGTAGGGGCCGCAGAGTTGCTGAAAAGGAAGAGCCAGAGAAGCGGTGAGGTGCCGACGGGCATTGGCACAGGGCTTGCCTGGTGTGGGGTGCTCAGAGGCACCACACAGCTTGCCAGGCACTAGGTTACAAATCCTTAAGCAGCACCCACTGCCTCCTGATCTAGTAACTATTTCTATGCAGAGTGTAGAACACTCCGGAATCCGACCCCAGGCGAACTTTCCAACCCGTCCCTCCCAGTGCAGGGCAACAAAcggctctgccccagctctgcctgtatgATGGAGCTAGGCAGCTTTGTACCTAGAGGGCCATGTACAGAGCTGCTCCTGGGGTTAGAAAGGCACCAGCAGCACCTCAGCTCAGTCGCTGCCTCACGAAGAGGAGCTGCACACCTGCATCTCCCCCGCCCAAGTAGCTTGGGGAGCTCCCTCATTCAGAGCGAAGTCTGAAGCTGTGCTGACCATGAGCCTCGTGCTCTCACAGGGCCCTGGTCAAACCCATTCGTGTGGAAAGCAGGAGATTTTCCTGGCTGAGCAATGCTGAGCTGTTCGGGTTGGGTGGGCCCTTTCAGCAGGtgacctggcctgtgtctttgtACCATTCACTGTGAGTGAAACTCAGCTCCGGGCATGGAGCCAGCACATGGCTGAGGCACCCCTGAAGCCTTTGAGGCACTGGGCAGAGGCAGAGCCGTGCCAGACTCCTGCTGGGGAAAATACACATGGGTCTTTCTGGTTAGCTGGAAGGCGGCAGGGTCGTGTGGTGGGCACTGCTGGGGGCTCCGAAGAGCCGGGTGctatccctggctctgctacGAGTCCTTTAGTCTCCCTGGGCCGTactttctccatctgtacaacAGGGATAAGGATAATGACTTTCCTTTGCACGGGGCTTGCAAGAGATCCATGGATGAGACAGTCCTACTTGACTAGCGTCATCCAACGCGCTGCTGCTCATTCGGTCTTTACAGAAAGCCAAGGAACCAAACTGAGCCAGGCTAAGTCTGAACTCCTGGATGCTAATCAGTCTCGGTCTTACTCGCTCACCCCTGCACTGCAGGTGTCTGCATCCATTAGAGCTTCCTTCTCTAGCCATTTGCCAGCCTATCTGGCTGCAGAGAGAGAtgggcccaagccccactgcagaTGTGGATGCAGGGAAATCCTGCGAGTGGCTCAAAGCAGCCCCATCCCCTCAGCACTcgcagagctggaggagaggcagggcaggggaattACCTCCACATACTGGAAGCCCATGCCCACGATGAAGTTGGAGGTCCAATTGGACAAGCCGGCGACGGCGAAGGCGGCAGGGCGAGGGCCTTGGCTGAACAATTCTGCCACGATAAACCAAGGGATGGGGCCCGGGCCAATCTCAAAGAAAGCCACAAACCCAAAGATGGCAATGATGCTGATGTAGGACATCCAGGCCATTTGGTCCTAGGACAGGGAAAGAGAGAAGAGTGTTATTTGCTTCAAACGTACGTGGACCCTGCATCTCTGGTACAACCATATTCCAGGGGCACCGAAACGGatgtgaggggcagggggctttGGCCCCACCACTTTTAGGAAGCTTCCGCCACTCCTGCCGTATTCCTTTGACAAATGATCTCAAGGCGCTTCCCTCCAGTGCTGGGCGAGCCTGGCGGCAGGTGTCTTGCAGCAATGAGCACGGCCATCCCAGGAGCCAGCGCTCTCCAGAATTACGACCCCATGGAGGAAGAGCTTCTTGAAATGACATCAGGGATTCAGGCAGCGCTGATTGGCCAACAATGTGACATCATCCCCGCAAGGTCTCCCTTTCCACCAGCCCTCAGAGTAACCACCCCCTGGGGCTGATGAGTGCTcagtgccccaccccctcctttccTTGGGTTACTCAGGAGGGGGTCTCCAGGTGGCCCCAAACCAGTTACTCTGAACTCGGCGCACTCACTCACCAGCAGCACCAGGGCGATGGTCATGAGCACTGCGCAGCCAGCCATCCCAGCCAGGCCAACGAGGTGCAGAGTCCTGCGCCCGGCTCGCTCCACCACAAAGAGCTGTCAGACAGAGGGAGGCAAGCACTGTTCAGCACATCAGACCCACATCCTGCCCCACCAATACCCCACCCTGGGGAACACGCTCATGCTCTCTAACCTGACTGCAGCCCCACCTTGTGCCTCCAACAAGGGGTAAAGTCAGTCACCCTAAAAAAAGGCACCCAAGCAACTTAATGTGAGCTAGGTACAAATTGGCAATGCCGTGGCAATGCCAGGGTGCCTAGGATGTGATGGAGCCCAGGAAGCAGCTGGTCTGTTGGAGCGGGAGGAGCCGTGCTTCAGCGGGAGTCGAGTGGAGATGGGGCAGCagacgggagggagggaggagaggagattgGCTGGATCAGCGTCTAGCACTAGGGACCTTTGCTTTTTATTGCTCTAGCCACTCTAGCCAAGCAGCGCCTAAGGCAGAGGAGGGCAAACTGCGGCCCGTGGGACccacctgcccagcccctgaggctcgcccccggcccctccccctcccctgcagcctcagctcgctgcgccgccggcgcaatgctctgggtggcggggctgcgagctcctgacCTGCAGCTCTGTGCTGTGCGCGGCTGCGTGTCCTGATGCTCTGGGCGGCGCGGTAAGGGggtagggagcagaggggttggatagagggcagggaagtttggggtggtggtcggggggtgtggatggggtcagggcagtcagagggcagggaacagggggggttgaatggaggcaagggtcccaggggggcagtcaggaaggagagggggggttggatggggcggtgggggggagtcaggggtaggggttctgggggtggtcaggggacagggagtggtgggggagatggggtagggtcgggggggggggcatcagggagcaagaagccggggggggggggggggggggggtgtcggataatttccaaaacccgatgcggccctcaggccaaaaaaagtttgcccgccccagTCTAAGGcagcggttcccaaactgtgggccgGACCCCAAAGCGGGTCACAACCCTATTTTAAatgggttgccagggctggcattagacttgctgaggcccgtggctgaagcccaagccccaccacctggggcagtggggtttgGCCTTCGccacccgcccctcccccggggTGGTGGagctcgggcaggctcaggctttggtcgtgtagtaattttggttgtcagaagggagctgcagtgcaatgaagttggaGAACCCCTGATCGAAGGCATTAAACAGCCAGAGGCCGATGTTCTAATCCCAGCGTTGCTGCTGTTTCATTCCatggccttgggtaagtcactcgTGGCCCAGTTTTCAGAGGCACTAATGCCAGTGGGACCTGCAGGGCTCGACATCTCTAACGAGGCTGCCATTAACTacaccatgcctcagtttctccagctgtgaaatgggggaCGTTCCTCACATTTGGCGAAGTGTTCGGAGATTAACGGAGGAGGAGTGCTAGAGCAGCGTGAAGTAGCATCACATTTGGGTATGTGTTTATCTAATGGGGCCTTGCTCACAGCCATATCCACACACATTAGcactggccccaatcctgcaaggactTACAGACAGGCAGTGAGAAGGAAGACTATTCAGCAGACACTCACCGAGACAACCGTGAAAGCTGTGTTCACCACCCCGGAGCCTATGGTGGCGTAGACGGGCTGCTCCACGCCtgacttttcaaagatgctgGTAGAATAGTAGAAGACCTACAAAACAAAGCAACACGCCATGAACAAGCTTTGCAGATCCCAGCCTGAGACGTCTCTGAGCATCTACAGGCACAGCAGGACTTCAAACCGTCTGaccaatgctgtgtgtgtgtgtgtgtgtgtgtgtgtgtgtgtgtgtgtgtgtgtgtgtgtgtgtgtgtgtgtgtggttatatAGAACACCACAGGGCTTGGTTGTGGTGTTCAGCACAGCCCTGTGTGGAGCGTTGTGCAAAGCTCCACCAATGGGAGGCATTGTGGCCAAGTGGGCAGGGCACTGGCCCCAGGGTTCCATTCTGAGTGGGACCCTGGATGTGGAGagctcactgccctcccctcctggtACAGCCCCGTGAGATTCCCCGAGGCCGGTACTCGGCAGCTCTGCACTCACCGCATTGATCCCCGAGAGCTGCTGAGACAGCTGCAGCACAATGGCAATGAGGATCGGCTGCTGATACAAAGGGGAGCGGAAGAGCTCCAGTATTGTGACCTTCTTCTCCCTCATCATCTGCCGACTCTCTTCCTTCATCTCCTGCAGGTCGCTGCTGACGTCCGTCGTCCCTCTGAGCTTCTTCAGGActgaggggaaggaggtggagaggTGAGGAACGCTGAAGGGTGCAGGCCCTGCACGGCCTTTTCCCGGGCGGGGGCAGCCAACTCACCACTCTTGGCTTTGTTCTCCTCATTGCGGTTGATTAGGAGGAACCGGGGGCTCTCGGGGGCGAAGGGCAGGATGAtacattgcagcaaggaagggacAAAGGTGAAGCCCAGCAGGAGCGGCCAGAGCGACTCGTTCCCCATGATCAAGTCCATCCCAAACACCTGTGGAGAGACAGCGAGCTTAGCCCTTCCTGCGTAACAGCCAGGGGGTAAGGCCAGTTTCTCTAGTCCAGTGGGTCTCCAACTTTCGTACTGGTGACgacccctttcacagagcaagcctctgCGTGCGACCCTCCCTTAAAAATTAAAACCActtctttacatatttaacaccattataactgctggaggcaaagcgaggtttggggtggaggctggcaggtcacgaccccccatgtaatagcctcatgccccccgaggggtcccaaaccccagtttgagaacccctgctctaatccaACCTCCACTGTATCACCttcacactaaacccaacaaccgatGGGCAGGGACTGAACCTGGCATGTCTGGATCTGAAACCGTGCGCTTCTACTGCCTGAGCGAAAGGAGCAGGCCGAGGGTTGGAGGCAGCAGCAGACTCAAACCTCATTAGGTGGTCAGCAGGGAGAGAAAGCTACACTGCGTTAGAGACAATACTGTCCCCCACCAGTTCCTGCTCTTCCCGCCTGAGCCATGCCATGAATGCAGGAACCGTAGACAATCAGACAAAGGATAAGGTAGATCACATAGGTCTGCAGGACCAGCATGAGAACCTGGGAATTACAGCACCAGGATCACAGCCCTAGGTCTAGATCTCTCGCCCTCTCTGTGCATAGCCACTAGAGAACATCACAGGCCAAGCCAGCACACCGTGCAGCACCAGACCCCAGTCTCTCTAGAGGAGCCAGACCACACAGGATAATTGAGCATCTTCAGTCCCCATGGACACCAGACCACAATGAGATGATGTGTACAGTGGACCTCATGAGCACCAAACCTAGATCTGCCCATTATACATTAGCCCCTCAAGAACAAGGCCCCATTGTATTAGATGCTGCACAGACACCCCACAATGAGCGCACAATCGACAGTCACGGGGACAGTCATTATAACCATTCTACAGGTGAGGAACAAGCACAGAGAAATTACAAgacttgcccaagtcacacagcaagtcactaGCAGAGCTCAGAACGGAACCCAGAGCTCCTGAATCCCAATCCAGCGCCCTGGCCCCAGATAACCCTTTGTCTCCCAAAGCACCTCAGACAGCTCCAATCAGTGTTGATAAAAACTCACCAACTGGTCAATGCAACGTTAAAAACAAAGGCAGGAAACCAGATGAATTCTTGAGAAACGGACCATTTGTCAGCACACCAGGGACTGGCCAGTGCAGCAGCAGGTGCCTTGGAGAACAACTCACCTGTGCGATGAGGATGCCCACGACTATGCCGAGCTGGTGGACCGTTCCAAGAGCCCCTCTCAGCGCCGTCGGAGACACCTCACCCACATACATGGGCACGAAGCCAGTGGTGAGGCCAGAATACAACCCGACGACGAAGCGGCCCAGGATCAACATCTCGAAGGAATAAGCCACCTTGGAGAACCCCATCAGGATGGCCGCCAGGAAGGCAAGACTGTTTGACATCAGCATGGAGTTCCGTCTGGGGAGGCAAAGACAGGGAGATCAGGACCAGCTGCAGGGCAGCTGTACCAATGCTGTATCCAAGAGGCACTGGGAAAATCACATAAGCCCAAAACAACGTAAGATTTAATTCTTgggagaaagaaaagaggaaggTTTCCAAAGCCTAATCGTGGAAAGAGAATCAGTGACACAGGCAATAGGTGCAGAACATGTGAACGAGAACCAAGTGGAATAAAGAAGTAGAAAATGAAACACACAAAGTAGTTTCCAGTGTCCAAGCTGCATGAAATACAAAAAATTATAAACAATGGATGGGTGAAAAACTTGACTTGGTTTTCAAATACTTGGTTGCAATGATCtgaggctagggttgccaactttctactcgcacaaaactgaacacccttgccctgcccctcccctgaggccccgcccatgGCCCACCTCTTCTGAGGCCCCACCTCCTGTTCACTTCATTCCCCTGTCGCTCgcactccccaccctcactcactgggctggctcagggggtgggggggctcctgGGTGGGGCAAGAAATGAGTTTAGAGTGCAGGAGAGGGCCTctggctgaggcagtgggttgggatgcgagGGGTccggctgggagtgcgggctctggtgtggggccagggatgagagttttggggtgcaggaggaggctctgggctgagaggtggagccgaggggttccgagtatgggagggggctccgtgctgaggcagggggttggagtgtgggaggaggtatgGGCTGGGGCTGTGTGTTCCAggatgggaccagaaatgaggggttcagagggcagggaagcaatcagggctggggcagggtggggtgttGGGAGGgcactcaggggtgcaggctccgggcagcgcttacctcaagcagctcccagaagcaacggCGTGTCCCGCCTCCAGCTCCTATGGTgaggcacggccaggtggctctgcacgccgccccgtccacaggcgccacccctgcaggtcccattagctgcagttcctggccaacgggagctgcaggggcggtgcttgggtggagccccctagctgcccctacgtgtaggagctggagggagacatgccgctgcttccgggagccgcgcagagggtagcagggagcctgccagccccgctgtaTAGTGCCGCCAACTGGGTAGTCActggcccagtcagcggtgctgtcCGGAGCCACCAGGATCTCTCTTTGACCGGGTGTTCAGggtgaaaaccagacacctggtcaccctctCCGAGGCTGAAGCCACCCACCAAACAAGGCCTAACACCAGCGTGGGGTAATAATTAAGCTCATGAGCCTTCACACAAAGTATGAGCAAAACGCTCCAAGCAGCTGTGATGAATGGAGACACTGGGTCTGGTCATGAAGGGAGAGATGAAGTTCTCCTTTGACAGCAAGCGGCAACCTGAGGACCCAAgcacaataagaacataagaatggccctattgggtcagaccaagggtccatctagcccagtctcctgtcttccaacagtggccagtgccaggtgccccagagggaatgaacagaacagggaatcaagtgatccatcccatttgcccattctggcaaacagaggctagggacaccattcctgcccagcgtggctgatagccattgatggacctatcctccatgaacttatctagttctttttttgaaatctgttatggtcttggccttcacaacatcctctggcaaggagttccacaggttgactgtgttgtgtgaataaatactgccttttatttgttttaaacctgctgcctattaatttcatttggtgccccctagttcttgtgttatgagtcgtagtaaacaacacttccttatctactttctcaaTGAAGCTTTGTTTGACAGGAGTGTGCACGCAGAGCTGGAGAGGCCAATAGAGAGACTCTATGGGACATGGAGATTACACACTTTTGGCCCATGTGGAGGAGATTCTGCAATTAGCAGCCCCGGCTCCAGGTTCCCCATCTTCTCAGAAGAGTGAGTG of the Chrysemys picta bellii isolate R12L10 chromosome 21, ASM1138683v2, whole genome shotgun sequence genome contains:
- the SLC2A1 gene encoding solute carrier family 2, facilitated glucose transporter member 1 isoform X1; translated protein: MESGSKMTARLMLAVGGAVLGSLQFGYNTGVINAPQKVIEEFYNQTWLTRYEEPITAGTLTTLWSLSVAIFSVGGMVGSFSVGLFVNRFGRRNSMLMSNSLAFLAAILMGFSKVAYSFEMLILGRFVVGLYSGLTTGFVPMYVGEVSPTALRGALGTVHQLGIVVGILIAQVFGMDLIMGNESLWPLLLGFTFVPSLLQCIILPFAPESPRFLLINRNEENKAKSVLKKLRGTTDVSSDLQEMKEESRQMMREKKVTILELFRSPLYQQPILIAIVLQLSQQLSGINAVFYYSTSIFEKSGVEQPVYATIGSGVVNTAFTVVSLFVVERAGRRTLHLVGLAGMAGCAVLMTIALVLLDQMAWMSYISIIAIFGFVAFFEIGPGPIPWFIVAELFSQGPRPAAFAVAGLSNWTSNFIVGMGFQYVEQLCGPYVFIIFTAVLILFFIFTYFKVPETRGRTFDEIASGFRQGGASQSDKTPDEFHSLGADSQV
- the SLC2A1 gene encoding solute carrier family 2, facilitated glucose transporter member 1 isoform X2, encoding MVGSFSVGLFVNRFGRRNSMLMSNSLAFLAAILMGFSKVAYSFEMLILGRFVVGLYSGLTTGFVPMYVGEVSPTALRGALGTVHQLGIVVGILIAQVFGMDLIMGNESLWPLLLGFTFVPSLLQCIILPFAPESPRFLLINRNEENKAKSVLKKLRGTTDVSSDLQEMKEESRQMMREKKVTILELFRSPLYQQPILIAIVLQLSQQLSGINAVFYYSTSIFEKSGVEQPVYATIGSGVVNTAFTVVSLFVVERAGRRTLHLVGLAGMAGCAVLMTIALVLLDQMAWMSYISIIAIFGFVAFFEIGPGPIPWFIVAELFSQGPRPAAFAVAGLSNWTSNFIVGMGFQYVEQLCGPYVFIIFTAVLILFFIFTYFKVPETRGRTFDEIASGFRQGGASQSDKTPDEFHSLGADSQV